CGGCGGACCCCGGCGCAGCCACGGCCAGGAACGCTCTCACTGTGGCTCCGCAGGCTGCTCTTGTGCTGAAGCCATTGATCATTGCTGTTCTCAATCGCTTGATGACAGCGACACGTCCGATCGATGCAGTGCCTTGGAGCGCTCTGGATCCGCAGGAAGATGAAATTGGTTTAGCTCGGCTCACCATGGATTCCCACATGGCTGGAGTGGCTTTCCCGCAGGATTACCTCAGGCATTTCCAGCGATGCACGTTATCAACCACCCGAGAATTTCAGCGGCAGCTGCTTCACTTCACTCGGATCACGTGGTTGCATGATGGCGACAGCAAGCATCACTTGTTGATCAAAAATCCAGCGCATTCAGCGCGGGTGCCCTTGTTGTTAAAGCTGTTCCCCAAGGCACGTTTTGTCTTGATGAAACGAGACCCTGCCGATGCAGTCCGTTCTCTGACGTTGGTGAAGCAGAAACTGGCGGATCTCATCGGCCTGCAGCCGGCTCCTGATCAGCAGCGGCAGGTGGAGGAAACGGCAATGGCGCACCGTTTGTTGCTTGAAGCGTTTGAATCAGCGCGACCCATGATTCCTGCCGGTCAGCTGGTGGAAGTGGACTACGCCGATCTGGTTCGATCACCAACGGCCACTGTTGCGAGGATCTATCGGGACCTCTCCATTGAGGGTTGGGATCAAGCTTGTGATGCTATCCAAGCCCGAGTAGATCGAGCGCAAACCTACAACGCTTGTCCGGTGCAGTTGGAGCCCCAGGCCGAGAGGCGTTTGCAGGAGCTGATGGCACCCGCAAACCCCTCAACCATCGACTAAGCCTTATCCACCAAAGGCCACCTGACAGGCTGCATTGAGTAGCTGGGCTTCGTTGCCGTTGTTGGGCGTTCCACCGTTGATGGTTCCTTGCCGGCAATCGGCATAGAACCTTGCTGTGGAGTCGCCGTCATCGGCTTCGAACGTCACTGTGTCACCGGTGGCGGTGACGCTGGGGTAATAGAGGGAGTACTCCGAGTCGGGCACAACGATGTAACTCACCTCGTTGCTCTGGGCAGTATTGACCAGGCTGTTGATCACTCCGAAGGTCGCCATGGTTGCCACACCCCATGCCGCTGCCCGACCTGGGTACCAACCCCAGTTGTTGTAGTAGGAGCCGCCGTACCAACCGCTGTTCCAAGGGCGGTTGTTGTACCAGTTGTTTCCGCTGTACCAACCGTTGCCGAAGCGATCCCAGTTGTTGATGGCATCGCGACGTGTATCAGAGCGGGTATTGACCCGATCGGTGCGGTTGTTCTGGCGTGAGTTGACGCGGTCGGTGCGATTGTTCTGGCGATTGGCGCTGTTGTTCCGCACTTGGTCCTGGCGGTCACTCCTGTTGCTCTGCCTGTTCCCTTGGCGGTTGGAGCTGTTAGTGCGTGCCTGACCTTGGCGGTTGCTCAGCGTGGTCTGCCTGGTGCTCTGACGACTGCTCGAACGGCTACCTGAGTGACTGCCGCTGTAGTTGCTGAATCCAGTGCGGCCACCACTTCTGGAGCTGCTACGGGAACTGCTGCGTGAGCCGCGTGAACTGCTGCGTGAGCCGCTGCCACCGCCGCGGCGTTGTGCCAGATGGATGTCCTCAATGGAGCTAGGTGTGACTGCTGATTCAGTCCCGATGGCGGCCAGACTTGCCGCCGGTTGCAGTGCGAGAACCAGACCCAGCAGGCCGGCGAGACGACGTCTGGAGGATCGGCGAGTGTTGATTGTCATTGCCTGATGGCCTCCTTCAGTCGATCACAGCCGTTGTCGAAACACGCCACATCCACGCGGCCATTCGCAGCGAAGACCATGCCCACCTTGGTGCGGCCTTGCATGGCATCACCGCTGCCCACCAACACGTCAGCGAGATATTTGGTGTTTTTCACGCAGAAGGCTTGGTTGTTGAAACAGAGCTCCTCTGCTTTGAAATCGATCGTGGCGTTCTTGACCGAGCTCCATGGTGTCGTGTTGCTGGCTCGGCCTTCGATACGCACATAGGGATCATCGATCACGCGATAACTCACGGTCTGAGATCCAAAGGTGTGGACGTATTCAGTGGTGTCGTCGACATCGGATGCCACGACAGTGCAGGAGTGGGTTTGACCTGCGCTTCTGCAGGTGGTTTCCAGGGTGTAAAGCTCCTGGGCCACCGCTGCGGATGCGCTGAGGCTGCCGAGCAAGACCGTCAGGCCCGTCAGCACCCTGCAGCGAAAGAAGCTGTGCATGGGTGTAGGGGGTCGCGGAGGATTGCAATCCTCCAT
This genomic window from Synechococcus sp. MIT S9220 contains:
- a CDS encoding sulfotransferase yields the protein MTRPAPNRLFRGLQLCLGGFLLQPFAWLQSLIWGRALTRLELPDDPVIVIGHWRSGTTYLHQLMAADPGAATARNALTVAPQAALVLKPLIIAVLNRLMTATRPIDAVPWSALDPQEDEIGLARLTMDSHMAGVAFPQDYLRHFQRCTLSTTREFQRQLLHFTRITWLHDGDSKHHLLIKNPAHSARVPLLLKLFPKARFVLMKRDPADAVRSLTLVKQKLADLIGLQPAPDQQRQVEETAMAHRLLLEAFESARPMIPAGQLVEVDYADLVRSPTATVARIYRDLSIEGWDQACDAIQARVDRAQTYNACPVQLEPQAERRLQELMAPANPSTID